One window of Candidatus Kuenenbacteria bacterium genomic DNA carries:
- a CDS encoding isoleucine--tRNA ligase, which produces MFNIPDKEREILKFWAEHKIFEKSVDKKAPDYVFYDGPPFATGTPHYGHIVASIMKDVVPRYWTMRGFRVERRWGWDCHGLPIENIVEAEMGIKRKKEIEEIGVDKFNESCRSKVLVYADEWRKVIERLGRWVDMDNDYKTMDKDYMESIWWVFKELWDKGYIYESYKSMHICPRCETTLSQSEITEGYKDIEDVSVVAKFELVNEPGTFVLAWTTTPWTLPGNVALAIGEHVDYIRVESEGAKYILAKNNLEKIFSGREYKVLNEVKAEELVGLKYQPLFNYYQNTNLENKENLYTIQSADFVTVEDGTGVVHIAPAFGEDDMNLGRDKKLPFIQHVAYDGTLRPEVKDLYGLEVKPKNDHTSTDQKIVDFLANKGLVFTTENFIHSYPHCWRCDSPLLNYATSSYFVDVTKIKPQALETAKNINWTPAHIKEGRFGNWLEGAKDWSISRQRFWGSVIPIWVCEKCSDKKVMGSIRELEELSGEHIEDLHKHIMDQIKFPCSCGGIMKRIPDVLDCWFESGSMPYAQLHYPFENKEQFEANFPAQFIAEGADQTRAWFYYMHILANALKETNAFRNVIVNGIVLAEDGKKMSKKLRNYPDPMEVMEKYGADAVRYYLATAPVMKADDLCFSERGVDEVVKKVIMILLNVFSFYQMYAKQESNNTKIQEHKKEELKNILDRWIVAKLETLKRDIAKAYDEYDLVRASRPLGEFIDELSTWYLRRSRERFKGENETDKNDALDTLRYVLLTLSKLMAPVTPFIAEHLYQELKGDKESVHLETWPIANEKLIDQKVLDQMASVRQVVEMGLAKRAEAGIKIRQPLAKLKTQSTKLKIEKEYLDLIKDELNVKKVEQIDGEGELAVELDTTITDELKEEGIVRELVRTINNIRKDMKLTIGDRVKINYSNHNQLLNKVLEKYSEELKKSTLADSLEKSSEQLETFKINDLEIGLKIEKI; this is translated from the coding sequence ATGTTTAACATACCTGATAAAGAAAGAGAAATCTTAAAATTTTGGGCTGAACACAAAATTTTTGAAAAATCGGTGGACAAAAAAGCACCGGACTATGTTTTTTATGATGGCCCGCCCTTTGCTACCGGCACCCCTCACTATGGTCATATTGTGGCTAGTATTATGAAGGATGTGGTGCCGCGCTACTGGACGATGAGGGGCTTTAGGGTAGAACGTCGCTGGGGCTGGGACTGCCATGGCCTGCCGATCGAAAATATCGTGGAAGCAGAAATGGGCATCAAGCGCAAAAAAGAAATTGAAGAAATCGGCGTCGACAAATTCAACGAATCTTGTCGTAGCAAGGTTTTGGTCTATGCTGATGAGTGGCGCAAGGTGATTGAAAGACTTGGCCGCTGGGTGGATATGGACAACGACTACAAGACTATGGATAAAGATTATATGGAATCTATCTGGTGGGTTTTTAAAGAATTGTGGGACAAGGGTTATATTTATGAAAGCTATAAATCCATGCATATCTGCCCTCGTTGTGAGACCACCCTTTCGCAGTCAGAAATCACCGAGGGGTATAAAGATATTGAAGATGTCTCTGTTGTGGCCAAATTTGAGTTAGTAAACGAGCCGGGCACCTTTGTTCTCGCCTGGACTACTACACCCTGGACTTTACCGGGCAATGTCGCTTTGGCCATTGGCGAACACGTTGATTATATTAGAGTCGAATCCGAAGGCGCCAAATATATTTTGGCCAAAAACAATCTGGAAAAAATATTTTCCGGTCGGGAATATAAAGTTTTAAATGAAGTTAAGGCCGAGGAATTAGTTGGTCTAAAATATCAGCCCCTCTTTAACTACTACCAGAATACTAATTTAGAAAACAAAGAAAATCTTTATACCATTCAATCGGCTGACTTTGTGACTGTCGAAGACGGCACTGGCGTTGTCCACATTGCTCCAGCTTTTGGCGAGGACGATATGAATCTCGGCCGAGATAAAAAGTTGCCCTTTATCCAGCATGTTGCTTATGACGGCACTCTCAGGCCAGAGGTTAAAGACCTTTATGGCTTGGAGGTTAAACCCAAAAATGATCATACCAGCACTGACCAAAAAATAGTTGATTTTCTTGCCAATAAGGGCTTGGTTTTTACCACGGAAAATTTTATCCACTCTTATCCTCATTGCTGGCGCTGTGATTCACCTCTTTTAAACTATGCCACTAGCTCATATTTTGTAGATGTCACCAAAATAAAACCACAAGCCTTGGAAACCGCCAAAAATATCAACTGGACGCCAGCACATATCAAAGAAGGACGTTTTGGTAATTGGCTGGAAGGTGCCAAAGACTGGTCTATTTCCCGTCAGCGTTTCTGGGGGTCGGTTATACCGATCTGGGTTTGTGAGAAGTGTAGCGACAAAAAAGTCATGGGTAGCATCAGAGAACTTGAAGAATTGAGCGGGGAGCACATTGAAGATCTTCACAAACACATCATGGATCAAATTAAATTTCCTTGCTCTTGTGGTGGTATTATGAAACGCATCCCCGATGTTTTGGATTGTTGGTTTGAATCTGGCTCCATGCCTTACGCCCAACTCCATTATCCCTTTGAGAACAAGGAACAATTCGAAGCCAATTTCCCAGCCCAGTTTATCGCCGAGGGAGCCGACCAGACACGCGCTTGGTTTTATTATATGCACATTCTCGCCAACGCCCTCAAGGAAACCAATGCTTTCAGAAATGTGATCGTCAATGGCATTGTTTTGGCTGAGGACGGCAAGAAAATGAGCAAGAAATTGCGCAACTACCCCGACCCCATGGAGGTAATGGAAAAATATGGTGCCGATGCTGTGCGTTATTATCTCGCTACGGCGCCGGTGATGAAGGCCGACGACCTTTGTTTTTCAGAGCGTGGGGTTGATGAGGTGGTGAAAAAAGTTATCATGATTCTCCTAAACGTCTTTTCTTTCTATCAGATGTACGCCAAGCAGGAAAGCAATAATACAAAAATACAAGAACATAAAAAAGAAGAATTAAAAAATATTTTAGATCGCTGGATCGTAGCTAAATTAGAAACCCTCAAGCGTGATATTGCCAAAGCTTATGATGAATATGATCTGGTTCGCGCCAGCCGGCCGCTAGGTGAGTTTATTGATGAGCTCTCTACTTGGTATCTGCGCCGCTCACGCGAGCGTTTCAAGGGTGAAAACGAAACTGACAAAAATGACGCGCTAGACACTTTACGCTATGTACTTTTGACATTGTCCAAGCTCATGGCTCCGGTTACGCCCTTTATTGCCGAGCACCTTTACCAAGAATTGAAAGGAGACAAAGAATCTGTGCACTTGGAAACTTGGCCAATAGCTAATGAAAAATTGATTGATCAAAAAGTTTTGGACCAGATGGCTTCTGTTCGTCAAGTGGTTGAGATGGGTCTAGCCAAACGCGCTGAAGCTGGTATTAAAATTCGCCAACCATTGGCAAAACTCAAAACTCAATCAACAAAACTCAAGATTGAAAAAGAATATTTGGATTTAATCAAAGATGAATTAAATGTCAAAAAAGTTGAACAAATTGATGGCGAGGGAGAGTTGGCCGTAGAACTAGACACTACTATTACCGATGAGTTGAAAGAAGAGGGGATAGTACGCGAGCTCGTGCGAACCATCAATAATATCCGCAAAGACATGAAGCTGACCATCGGCGATAGAGTAAAAATTAATTATTCTAACCACAATCAATTATTGAATAAGGTTTTGGAAAAATATAGTGAAGAATTAAAGAAAAGCACCCTAGCCGACAGTCTGGAGAAATCAAGTGAACAGCTGGAAACATTTAAAATTAATGACCTAGAAATAGGATTAAAAATAGAAAAAATATAA